The window ATCGCGGCGACCTGGCGGGCACCGGCGAAGGTGACGTAGGCGGTGCCGTCCGGGGACAGCACGATGTTCTCCGGCATCTGGCCACCGGCAAGATCGAAATGCACAGCGATGCGGGTACGGGCGGGTCCGGCCCAGGCGGGGCCGGCGCTCAATACCGTCGTCACCGCGAGGCCGGCGGCGATCATGCTCTTACGCACTTTTTCCTCTTTCTTCGGGGGCGTGCGGGCGCGTCCCGACTGTGGGCGGCCCGATCGGCGGGTTTCCGGGAGTGCGCGGCCCGTTTTCGGGCGCGCTGATTCACCGCACCCGGAGACGGGCGCGGTCAGAAGGAGACGACGATCAGTGAGCGGCGGAGGCGTGCATCAGCAACGTCATCGCCGCGTGGGACGGGGAACCCGCCTCGGTGGTGGCGATCACCACGTTCTGGCCCAACTCGGTCCGCAGGCTCTGCTGGGTGACACTCATCAGACCGACGAGGGGGTGCCGCATCTCGTACACCGGTTCACCGCCGGATTTCACCCGGTGCGCGACCCACATCCGGCTGAAGTCCGGGCTCTTGACCGACAACTCGCCGATCAGCGCGGCCAGCGCCGGATCGTCGGGATGCTGCCCGGACGCCATCCGCAAGGTGCCGACCACGGCCCGGGCCTTGGCCGCCCAGTCGACGTACAGATCGCGGGTGTGCGGGTCGAGGAACACCAGGTGGGCCATGTTGGGCCGGGTCTGCGCCCGCTGCGGGGCGTCGAGGTCGAGGTGTCCGGCGAACAGGGCGTGCCCGGCCCGGTTCCAGAGCAGCACGTCACTGTGCCGCCCCAGCACGAGGGTGGGCACCTCGCCCATGGCGGCGATCAGCTGCCGCACCGCCGGGGTGACCCGCTCCGGCGCGACTCGCCGGCCGGTGGGCCGCCGCCGGGTGCCGTCGGCCAGGTCGTGCAGGTGCCGGCGTTCGGTCTCGTCGAGGCGCAGCGCACCGGCGAGCGCGTCCAGCACTTCGGCCGACGCGTTCGACGACTGCCCCTGTTCGAGCCGGGAGTAGTAGGACGAGCTGACCCCGGCCAGCAGTGCCAACTCCTCCCGGCGCAGCCCGCTCACCCGCCGCCGGTCA of the Actinoplanes sichuanensis genome contains:
- a CDS encoding helix-turn-helix domain-containing protein, yielding MNAKRQLGEFLQTRRSQLKPEDVGLATYGDRRRVSGLRREELALLAGVSSSYYSRLEQGQSSNASAEVLDALAGALRLDETERRHLHDLADGTRRRPTGRRVAPERVTPAVRQLIAAMGEVPTLVLGRHSDVLLWNRAGHALFAGHLDLDAPQRAQTRPNMAHLVFLDPHTRDLYVDWAAKARAVVGTLRMASGQHPDDPALAALIGELSVKSPDFSRMWVAHRVKSGGEPVYEMRHPLVGLMSVTQQSLRTELGQNVVIATTEAGSPSHAAMTLLMHASAAH